In Nitrospinota bacterium, one genomic interval encodes:
- the lolA gene encoding outer membrane lipoprotein chaperone LolA, with protein sequence MEGKISLNNIQKLFVIIFLLVLPGTLYAETSEQQALDAIQSQYEKTITFEAHFIQKSYIKMMNQTQNVEGQVQIKKPGKMRWVYGAPDTQILISNNKTLWLYIPEEEQASKVPVESIYSSNTPALFLAGKGKLTQAFNVESVTEKDQNIIVTLIPKTSEQNLERLVLLADKKNYQISGSTVYDKLGNKTEIQFYRVRINHSIPEEQFQLKTPPGVEILDYTQSH encoded by the coding sequence ATAGAAGGAAAAATTTCATTGAACAATATACAAAAACTTTTTGTTATCATTTTTCTATTAGTTCTTCCAGGAACTCTCTATGCAGAAACTTCTGAACAGCAGGCTTTGGACGCCATTCAAAGTCAGTATGAAAAGACAATAACTTTTGAAGCCCACTTCATACAAAAATCTTATATAAAAATGATGAATCAAACTCAAAATGTTGAGGGCCAGGTACAAATCAAGAAGCCAGGAAAAATGAGATGGGTCTATGGAGCCCCTGACACACAAATTTTAATCAGCAATAACAAAACCCTGTGGCTCTATATCCCAGAAGAAGAGCAGGCCAGCAAGGTCCCAGTTGAAAGTATATATTCATCCAACACCCCTGCACTCTTTCTTGCAGGAAAAGGGAAACTGACCCAGGCCTTTAATGTTGAAAGTGTGACCGAGAAAGACCAGAATATCATCGTCACCTTAATTCCCAAAACTTCTGAGCAAAACCTGGAACGGCTTGTCCTTCTGGCTGATAAGAAAAACTACCAAATTTCAGGGTCGACCGTGTATGATAAATTAGGAAACAAAACAGAAATCCAATTTTACCGGGTGCGAATCAATCATAGTATTCCGGAAGAACAGTTCCAGTTAAAAACTCCGCCAGGGGTGGAGATACTGGATTACACACAGAGCCATTAA
- a CDS encoding phosphoribosylglycinamide formyltransferase, with amino-acid sequence MTPDKLKLAVLVSGRGSNLQAIIDSIEKKNLRAEIALVVSNVKDAYALERAEKHGIESLFLDPKGFSDRNSYEQNLVEQIQSRSVNLVCLAGFMRVLGKRFIEAFANRIINIHPSLLPAFPGLNAQKQALDYGVRLSGCTVHFVNEEVDGGAIISQAVVPVFDGDNEATLSERILEQEHIIYPEAIRLIAEEQLTLSGRRVLHKK; translated from the coding sequence ATGACACCAGACAAACTCAAACTCGCTGTCTTGGTTTCAGGACGAGGCTCTAATTTACAAGCCATCATAGATAGTATTGAAAAAAAAAACCTGCGTGCTGAAATTGCTTTGGTAGTGAGTAATGTAAAAGATGCGTACGCTTTGGAACGGGCCGAAAAGCACGGCATTGAGTCTCTTTTTCTTGACCCAAAAGGTTTTTCCGACAGAAACAGTTATGAGCAAAATCTGGTAGAACAAATTCAATCCAGATCTGTCAATCTGGTTTGCCTTGCGGGTTTCATGAGAGTTCTGGGCAAGCGATTTATTGAAGCATTTGCAAATCGGATTATTAACATCCACCCCTCTTTACTTCCTGCGTTTCCAGGGTTGAACGCACAGAAACAAGCCTTGGATTATGGTGTCCGGCTTTCAGGGTGTACCGTACATTTTGTCAATGAAGAAGTAGACGGTGGAGCAATTATTTCGCAGGCGGTAGTCCCTGTTTTCGATGGCGACAACGAAGCCACCCTTTCTGAAAGAATTCTTGAACAGGAACATATCATTTATCCCGAAGCCATTAGACTGATTGCTGAAGAGCAATTGACACTTTCTGGAAGAAGGGTTTTGCATAAAAAATAG
- the rseP gene encoding RIP metalloprotease RseP, whose protein sequence is EQLQKIVHDSPGRSLDFHVERGSGNIATLPITPVSEQISDLFGDKENVGLIGITPLVRNIFYVKEGSPADRAGIKKGDTLLSVDNTIIYGWGDLKTAAIDKPGEELTFKVFRDGTEIVTKLTPEPKVVKDIEGKSTKVGMLGIGMAGEMATEKYGLVGALKRSIDETGRLIYLIAVSIKKMVMGSIPADSIGGPILIFQIYGEQAEQGLNELIRLTALLSINLGLLNLLPIPVLDGGHIFFFLIEIIKGKPISERNREWAQQVGIFMLLSLMVFAFYNDIMRIIT, encoded by the coding sequence GGAACAGCTCCAGAAAATCGTTCATGATTCACCAGGGCGCTCACTGGATTTCCATGTAGAAAGAGGCTCGGGAAATATTGCCACATTACCCATCACCCCCGTCTCAGAGCAAATCAGCGATCTTTTTGGCGACAAAGAAAATGTTGGCCTGATAGGGATAACCCCGCTCGTGCGAAATATTTTTTATGTAAAAGAAGGCTCTCCAGCCGACAGAGCGGGAATTAAAAAAGGTGACACCCTTTTATCAGTGGACAATACGATTATATATGGCTGGGGAGACCTGAAGACAGCAGCCATTGATAAACCCGGGGAAGAATTGACATTCAAAGTTTTCAGAGATGGAACCGAGATCGTTACCAAACTGACACCCGAGCCTAAGGTCGTGAAGGATATTGAAGGCAAAAGCACAAAAGTCGGCATGCTGGGAATCGGGATGGCAGGTGAAATGGCGACAGAAAAATATGGTCTTGTTGGAGCTCTCAAAAGATCTATAGATGAAACCGGCCGATTAATTTATTTAATTGCCGTCAGTATCAAAAAAATGGTGATGGGCTCTATTCCCGCAGATTCAATTGGAGGCCCTATTCTGATTTTTCAGATATATGGCGAACAGGCTGAACAAGGCCTCAACGAACTGATCCGATTGACCGCACTTTTAAGTATTAACCTGGGATTACTCAACTTATTGCCAATTCCGGTACTTGATGGTGGGCATATTTTCTTTTTTCTGATAGAAATTATAAAAGGCAAACCCATTAGTGAAAGGAATCGGGAATGGGCACAGCAGGTAGGAATTTTTATGCTTCTCAGTCTCATGGTTTTTGCTTTTTATAATGATATTATGCGAATCATTACCTGA
- the rseP gene encoding RIP metalloprotease RseP, translating to MFELSLLSLDTVLSFGTKMLAFLGGLAALIFVHELGHFLVARKVGVVVEKFSLGFGPKIASFTRGDTEYLLAWIPLGGYVKMKGEELDEKDAEEAGSFSAAPVTHRLAIAFAGPLFNILFAIAIYYGIYLIGVPALAPVVGTVKEESPALVAGLQTGDRILSINDEKILYWEQLQKIVHDSPGRSLDFHVERGSGNIATLPITPVSEQISDLF from the coding sequence ATGTTTGAACTTTCATTACTATCTCTGGATACAGTCCTAAGCTTCGGGACTAAAATGCTGGCTTTTTTAGGGGGCCTGGCAGCGCTTATCTTCGTCCACGAACTGGGTCATTTCCTGGTCGCCCGTAAAGTGGGTGTCGTTGTAGAAAAGTTTTCTCTTGGTTTTGGACCTAAAATAGCCAGCTTTACACGCGGTGACACCGAATATCTCCTTGCCTGGATCCCTCTTGGTGGCTATGTAAAGATGAAAGGGGAGGAATTAGATGAAAAAGATGCCGAGGAGGCAGGGTCTTTTTCTGCTGCACCTGTCACACATCGCCTTGCCATTGCGTTTGCAGGCCCGCTTTTCAATATCCTTTTTGCCATAGCCATCTATTATGGCATTTATTTGATTGGAGTTCCCGCTCTCGCTCCTGTTGTCGGTACTGTAAAAGAAGAGTCGCCAGCCCTTGTTGCAGGACTGCAAACAGGAGACCGGATTTTATCCATTAACGATGAAAAAATATTGTATTGGGAACAGCTCCAGAAAATCGTTCATGATTCACCAGGGCGCTCACTGGATTTCCATGTAGAAAGAGGCTCGGGAAATATTGCCACATTACCCATCACCCCCGTCTCAGAGCAAATCAGCGATCTTTTTA